The Myxococcus virescens DNA window CGGGAGATAGCACACCCGGCGCCGAGCACCGAGCGGACGGGCAGGGGACTCAGCGCCCGCCGAGCAGAATCTCCAGGGCCTGGGGATGCGAGAAGTCAGGAAAGGCGACCGTAGCCCCTGCGTCGAGGAGGGCCTGCACGGAGAAGGTTCCGGTCCCCACGCCGATGCACTCGGCGCCGACGCCCTGGGCCGCATGGACGTCCTTGGGCGTATCGCCGATGACGACGACCCGGCATTCCTCCACGGGGACGCCCAGCTTCGCGGCGCCGGCCTTGGCGCCGCAGCGAATCAGCTCGGTGCGGTCCTCGTTGTCGCAGCCGAAGCCGCCGAAGTCGAACTGGTCGTAGATGCTCACGCGTTCCAGCTTCACGCGGGCGCCCTCACGGACGTTGCCAGTGCCCAGTCCCACGGCGAACCCGGACCGCGACCGGGCCTCCTTCACGGCCTCGCGCATGCCCGGGAAGACGAGGTATCGCTGGTCATCCACCTTGTGGACCTCTTCGGCGAGGTGGGCGACGTAGGCGTCGATGACCGCGTCGATGGCGGCGGCCGAGTCCTCCACGCCGATGATGTGCATCGCCTTGCGGACGATGGCCCGGTCGGTCATGCCGGACATTGGGAACGAGTCGCACGCGTCCCGCCGCCCGTGCAGCTTCTCGAAAGCGGCTTCCATGGAGCGGCGCCCCGCGCCGCCAGTGGTGACCAGGGTTCCATCGATATCGAAGAGGAGGACGGTGGGACGCATGGCTCCCATCTAATGGAAGCCCCGGGCCGACGCGAGCCCGGAGTCAGGCGGACCGTGTCCCCTCATGGCTCGACGAGCGTGAGTCCACGCTGGAGTGCCTCGCGGACGAGGGCGCGCTCCTCGATGGGGAGCCGGTCCTCCAGCGCCTGCCGGGCCTGCTGCCCGCCCAGGCGTCCGAGCGCCACGGCCACAGCTTCCCGGACCTGTGACTCCGGATCCTTCAACCGGGTGATGAGCGTGGGAATGGCGTCCAGCCCAAGACACCGGCGCAGGGCGTCCGCCGCGCTGGCACGTACCTCGGCCGGGGCCTTGGCGTCCTCGAGCACGTCGCGGATGGTCGCCGCGCCGCCTGATGGATCCACCAGCGCCAGGGAGGACACGGCGAGCGTCCGCCGCGCGGTAGGGGTGCCCTTGTCCACGACGAGCGCCGACAGGACAGGCGCCGCTCCCGGCCCCAGGCGCTTCCATGCATCATCTGGTGGGGTGCCAGTCCGCGTCGTCGCATCGAGAAGTGCGACCACCTGGGCATGGACGTCGGCGCCAGGCGAAGGCGCGTTGGTAACGAGGGCTGGCTCCGAACTGGCGGAAGCACTCATACGGGCCAGTCCACCGGATCCCGCGAGCAAGAAGCCTCCGAGCACCACGGGGCGCCAGGCGAGATGGCGGAGGGACCACGAGGAAACGGCGCCAGGACGTGGGGGGAGGGTGGTCGCCATGAGGGCTTCCCGGACAGAAGAGGGACGTCTCCAATTTATACGTCATTGGTGCCGCGACGGGATGCGAAGGCCGTTATGGTCGGCGCGACATGGCCGGACGGGTCCTCTTCTTCCTACAGCACGCCACGTACGAGCCGGCCTTCCAGGCCGCCACCATGGGAATCACCGCCGCCGCCATGGGCGACGAGGTGTACTTCGTCTTCGCCTTCGATGCGCTGCGCCAGCTCGTGGGGGGCGCCTACGGCCAGCCGTCGAGTGCGCGCGAGCACGAGGAGTTCGCACGCGCGGAGTCACTCGGGGTGTTGGCGCCGCCGGACATGCTGGCGGAAGCGCGCACGCTGGGCGCCAGGCTGATCGCCTGCGACACCACAGTCCGCATCTGCGGCTACGAACCGGAGTCGCTCGAGGGCACCCTGGATGAAGTGATGGGGATGGCCTCGATTTGGCGACTGACCGCGGGTGCACGGGTGCTCACCCTGTAGTCGGTGGGCTTGAGCCCTACGTACGCCGCTTTTGGCCGCCCAGGTATCGCTCTGGCTGTAACGTCGCAGTGGCATCCAAACGGCGAGGAATCAGGCCGCCGATGCTGTAGCGCCCGAGGGGAATGACGCGATAACCTGTCGCCACGCCGTACCCCCTTTGGAGAACCCGGCCGCGCGGGAAGTCCCGCGTCCCCCAGTAGCAGAAGGAATTCATTGCCTATGCGCTCCAAGCTGCCCCTCCTGAGTGCACTCTCCGTCGGCGCCATCGTCCTGGCCTGTCAGACGTACGACTTCGAGCCGGTGGAGCCGCTCGCCATCGCGCAGACGACGGTGGAGGAGGTCATCAACGCCCGTCGGAGCAAGCCCAACATCATGCTGTTGGTGGATACCTCTGCATCGATGACGGATCCCGTGAACCCTTCGGATCCTGCCTGCATGGTGGACTACCAAGGTTCCCGGACTCTTTGCGGCCGCGAGGTGCCGTGTAATGTCGACGTCTGCCCCACGCGCTGGACGGAGTTGCAGGCAGCCGTTCCGCAGTTTCTTGAGTCCAGTGGGCAGTTCGTGCGCTTCGCGCTGACGACCTACCCGGAGACGCGCGGAGGAACCGCGGTTGTCGACGCGTGCCGTGAAGCAACCCAGAGCGCGCTGTTGAAGGGGCTGCCAGATCAGGAGGACGATGCGTCCCTTCTCGCGCATGCCAGTGAAATCAACGACCTCCTTCAGGGCATCCCTAATAGCGGTGAGGGGCGGCCGCTCGGTGGTACGCCGACGAGCGGCAGCCTGAGTTTCGTGGGCGGGCTGCCTGGGCTTCAGGATCCAGACCGGGAAAACTTCGTCATCCTGCTGACGGACGGTCTTCCGAACTGCAACGCGAATAACGCCAACACTGGGGCCAACCCCGACCTCTGTAAGTGCACCATCGATAACAACGGCTGTTACGGCGCTTACGATAAGCGTGGGTGCTTGGACTCCGATGCCTCCGTCGCTGCGGTGCAGGCGCTGAAGGAGAAGGAGATCTCGACTATTGTGATTGGCTTCGGTGCTGAGACCGCGTCGGGCGAGGGCCCAGCGGTGCTGGAGGCGATGGCTCGGGCGGGCGGCTTCGAGCGGACGTGTGACGCGGCGCGCCCGTGCGGCGAGGGTGACACGTGCAATCCGACCACGGGTCTGTGCAACCGCT harbors:
- a CDS encoding DsrE family protein, which codes for MAGRVLFFLQHATYEPAFQAATMGITAAAMGDEVYFVFAFDALRQLVGGAYGQPSSAREHEEFARAESLGVLAPPDMLAEARTLGARLIACDTTVRICGYEPESLEGTLDEVMGMASIWRLTAGARVLTL
- a CDS encoding HAD family hydrolase, which translates into the protein MGAMRPTVLLFDIDGTLVTTGGAGRRSMEAAFEKLHGRRDACDSFPMSGMTDRAIVRKAMHIIGVEDSAAAIDAVIDAYVAHLAEEVHKVDDQRYLVFPGMREAVKEARSRSGFAVGLGTGNVREGARVKLERVSIYDQFDFGGFGCDNEDRTELIRCGAKAGAAKLGVPVEECRVVVIGDTPKDVHAAQGVGAECIGVGTGTFSVQALLDAGATVAFPDFSHPQALEILLGGR
- a CDS encoding HEAT repeat domain-containing protein, which encodes MSASASSEPALVTNAPSPGADVHAQVVALLDATTRTGTPPDDAWKRLGPGAAPVLSALVVDKGTPTARRTLAVSSLALVDPSGGAATIRDVLEDAKAPAEVRASAADALRRCLGLDAIPTLITRLKDPESQVREAVAVALGRLGGQQARQALEDRLPIEERALVREALQRGLTLVEP
- the cglB gene encoding adventurous gliding motility lipoprotein CglB, with translation MRSKLPLLSALSVGAIVLACQTYDFEPVEPLAIAQTTVEEVINARRSKPNIMLLVDTSASMTDPVNPSDPACMVDYQGSRTLCGREVPCNVDVCPTRWTELQAAVPQFLESSGQFVRFALTTYPETRGGTAVVDACREATQSALLKGLPDQEDDASLLAHASEINDLLQGIPNSGEGRPLGGTPTSGSLSFVGGLPGLQDPDRENFVILLTDGLPNCNANNANTGANPDLCKCTIDNNGCYGAYDKRGCLDSDASVAAVQALKEKEISTIVIGFGAETASGEGPAVLEAMARAGGFERTCDAARPCGEGDTCNPTTGLCNRSFFQAGNQSELARALEDISRAVVQEEPCLIPLDGPQRPTDPKLLVVYVEGERTPSSDSTWTLDDRGVLFTGQTCERILASTPEAPVKIEVRAIRQR